The nucleotide sequence CACTCCTGCGACAAACACCGGCTGGCCGCCGAGCGGTCCGCCCGGCGCGCGGACCGAGGCTCTACGAGGGTGCCCCGGGGGTGCATCCACCCACGGAGTCGGCACGTGCACGGCACTCGGGCCGCCTACGTCAAGGATCGTTGCCGCTGTCCTGACTGCACCGCCGCCAACACCGCCGCTTCACGCACCGCCGACCGGCAGCGCGCGTACGGCCGTTGGCAGCCGCTCGTCCCTGCCGGTCCGGTCCATGAGCATCTCGTCGCGCTCCGAGCGGCCGGAATCGGCGTCGAGCGCATCGCGATGCTCACCGACATGTCCGTGAGCCACGTCCGGGAGCTGGCCTCTCCTAGACGCGGCGACCGTCGGATCCGCCCTGATAACGCCACCCGGATCCTGCGCATCACCATCGCCGACGCAGACCGAGCTCCGCGCAGTCGAGTCGACGCCGCCGGAACTCGGCGCCGCCTGGAAGCCCTCGTGGCTATCGGCTGGTCGCTCGAACTGCTGGCGGTTGAGCTTGCTCGCCGCCCGGGCAGTCTCCGGCGCAGCTTGACCAGTTCATCCGTCACCGTTCGGACGGCCCGGGACATCGCCACTCTGTACGAGCGGCTGTCAAGCACCCCACCACCGCAGTGCACCGACGAGCAGCGCGTCGCAGCGGACACCGCCCGAGCCCACGCCGTCGCGAACAACTGGCAGCCACCGCTGGCTTGGGACGACATCGACTTCGACCCGTCGCCGCCAGCAGTTGGTGCGGCTTCCCGGCCGGACGATGTCGATGAGGTCGCCATCGAGCGCGCACTGGCCGGCGATGGGGTCGTCTACGACAAGCTCACCCCAACCGAACAGCAAACGGTCGTCGCGTTGCTCAGCGCTCGCGGCCGATCCATCCGTGACATCGCCACTCAACTTCAGACGACCAAGCGCGCAGTCGCCAGTCACCGGCCTGCCGGTCGCAGCGAACCTGCTGCAGCCGTTTCAACCGCTCCGAGAACCCAAGACTGTCGGAGGTCCGCCCTAGCCTCGACCGCGTGATCACAGCGAACCCGTTCGGTGTAGGAGCTAGCGGCGAGCGCCGCGAACGGCGCGCTGGTCGTTGTACATGCTGCGGCTTGATTCACGCGTACGAATGGTGGCCGGGCGCTCCCGCTCAGCCGCCTTGCGAAGCTTGTCTCGAACATGGTCGGAGCTTTGACGAGACCGAGGATTCACGAGCACTGGCCCGGCTCAGGGATCACGAGCCGCGGATCAGGGCCTACGCCGACCACGCGGCCAAGCGGGCGACCGAATATGAGAGCCAGGCCAAGAAGGCGAAAGCATACGGAGCGCGGCAAGCCGCCAGCGCTCTCGGACAGCGTGATCTCTATCGGCGGTTGCTCTCCGAGGTCTACAAGCTTCACAGCGAGACCAAAGGCCAGTGCAAGACCTGCGGAGCCCGGTATCCCTGCGCCACGGTGAAGGTGCTGGAGGGCGGCCCTGGAGGAGCAGGCGACGCCATCATCCGAGCCGCGTCACGGCGAGACAGCTTCCCCGACGCCGACTGGAACTGACGCCGGTCCAACGACGGAGGTCAAGAACTAGCACCGCGGTTGGATCCTGCGATTTGATCTTGACCTAGTTGATCAATACTGCCAATTGACGATTTGTCGCTTTGAGCAGCAGCTATACCGTTGGGCCTCGTTGACTACATGCGCTCGTCGGAGCACGTTTTCGATGAGTAAGCGATGCCTGCGCGACAGGGTCAATTCACTGTCCGGCGTCGGGATGCCCGTGCCCACGCGACCGCCGCACCGGGCGGGCCGACGCACTTCTGCCATGGTCTCGCCGCCCGAGCTCCGGCCGGGCGCACCCCGAGGCAGGAGCCGGGTCCCTTGAATCAGGCGAGCCTCCTCCTGGAGCCCTTTCACTCGGCCGTCGGTCGTCGTCTACACGGCAGACCGACCGCCAACCCGAAAGGCAGCCCGATGACCAGCAGCAAGCTCGACCCCACTAGCACCGGCACGCCCGCCCCGCAGGACAAGCACCCCTTCAAGGTGACCGTGCGGACCCTGGCCGGCCACAGCCGCAAGGAGACGGTCAAGCCCACCGACACGGTTCGTGAGGTCACCGCCGACGCGGTCAAGTACTTCGTCCACCGCGGCCAGCTGCCCGAGGGCGGGTACGCGCTGACCCTGCCGCGGACCGGCCACCAGGCGGAGCTGGACCCCACCGCCACCGTGCGCGACGCCGGCATCGTCGAGGACGACGTGCTGGTGCTGATCAACCGCGCTCCCCAGGTCGACGGCTGATGGCGCTGCACCCCGCGGTGCTGGAGGGCCTCCTCGACCTGGAGGTCCGCCAGGCCCGCGACCACCTCGGGGCCCGCGCGCACGACCTGCGGCGGGACGGCGCCCAGCTGCTGATGACCCTGGTGCGACCGGACGGCAGCTGGATCCTGCGGCTGGACGGCCGCGACTACGACGCCGAGCCGTACGACGCGACGCTCGTCGACCGGCACGGCCGGGTGTTGCCCCTGGAGCAGTGGATTCCCGGCTTCGCGCTGGGCATCCACAGCAGCCTCGACATCCCGTTCGTGTGCGTCAGCGGCACCCGGGCGTTTTACGCCCACGAGTCCCACTACGCCCAGCGCTGGGACACCGACCGGTACCGGCACCGCGCCGACAGCCTGCTGGACCACCTGCTGCGGAAGGCCGGCCTGTGACCCCGCTCCTGCTCCCTCACCAGCTACTCCTTGACGCTGGCGCGTTCTTCGAGGCCTGCGGCACCCGGGGCCTGGAGGGCACCGCCATGATCAAGATCGGGCCCGGCGGACCGGCCCTGATCATTCCCGATCAACAGCCGTGGCGCAGCCCGGCCGGGCACGTCGCGGTCGAGGTGACCCGCGCCGGTCAGCTGGAACTGGCCCGTGCGTTGACCGCCGAAGAGCTGTTCGTCGCCCGCATCCACTCCCACCCGGCAGAGGCGTTCCACTCGGCGGCGGACGACGCCAACCCGGTCCTCACCCACGAGGGGGCGCTGTCGATCGTCGTGCCGTTCTTCGGCCTGGGCCTCCGCCGGGGTCTGGACGCCTGCGCGGTGCTCCGGCGGGACCGCACCGGCTGGTGCGGCCTGCCCCCCGGGGCCGGGCGGGACCGGTGGATCGGCGGCATGCCGGAGAACGGGCGATGACCGAGGACCCGCGGCTGCGTCTGATCGGCGGCCCCGACGGGCGCAGCCCGCACGCCGCCGACGTGCTGGCCCGGCTGGACGGCACGCGGGTGGTGATCCGGACCGGACCGGACATGACCGGCGCGCACACCGTTGCTCTCGCCGCCTTCGTCGGCCTGGTCGCCCGGCTGTTCGGGCACGTCGCCCTCGATCCGCCGGTGCCGCTGAGCCCGAACTGGTGGGGCGCCGTCGACTCCGACGCGCTGCTCACCGCCCTGCTGCCGGTGCGGCCCACTCCGACGGCCCCGCCGGTGAGCGAGGTGACCGTCACCTTCGGCAACCAGGTAGCGCCCGGCCACCTCGCGGTCGGTGGCGACGACTACACCGTCCGGCTGGCCCGGGTGCCGCAGCCGCTCGGCGACCCGGCTGGCCACGCCCTCGGCGTGCACGCCGCGGCCTGCCTAGCGGTCAGCCAGCTCCTGGGCGAGGTGCTCGGCCCGGTCGGCCATCCCGGAGTCCGGCTGGAGGGCCTCTATGTCACCAACCTGATCGACTACCGGCTCACCGCCGCCCCCTCGCTGTCCCCGGTGGCGTTCAGCGCGCCGCTGTCCCTAGCCGTCGCCGGCGTCGGCTCGGTGGGCACCAGCGCCGCCGCCCTGCTCGCCGGCTGCCTGGCTCCCGCGCTGGCTCCGGATGCCCGACCTGCCGGTGGGCAGCTGTTCGAGCTGATCGCCGTGGACTCCGACATCCTTGACCCGAGCCGCAATCCGTTCCGGTATCCCGCCCTGCTCGGGACCGAGAGCGGGCATAAGGCAACCTGGCTGGCCGAACGGCTGAACACGCTGGGACTGACCGCCCACGGCGTGCCGACGCCGGTGGCGGAGTGGACCCGGGCCCGGGACCGGCCGGGCTTCGACGGGCTGCTGCTCTCGTCCGTGGACACCCTGGCTGGGCGTCTCGACGTCACCGACGTCCTGGCGCGGGAGACGCTGTCGCTCGGGGTGGCCGGCCTGGCGCTGCACGCCCAGCGGGAGCGGTTCGCCGACGGCCTGGCCTGCCCCTTCTGCGACTACGTCAGCGCCGCACCCCCGCTCACCCAGGCCGGTGCGCACGCCGAGACCACCGGGCTTCCCGTCACCCGGATCCTCGCGCTGCTACAACCGGACGGGCGCCTCACCCCGCTCGACGTCGACCTTGCGATCCAGGCCGGCCGCCTGCCGGCCGAACGGCGGGAACGGTTGATCGGTGCGCCGCTGACCGACCTCGTGCGCCAGGCCTATGCCGAGATGGAGCTGCGTGGTCCCATCGCCGACGACGGCGTGCTGGCCGTCGCGGCACCGCAGATCTCCTGGTTCGCCGGCGTGCTGGCCGCCGTGGAGGTGATCAAGCAGCTGCGAGGGCTCCCCTTGGTCGACCGACGGGTGGACGCCGACCTGGCCGGGCTGCCACCGGGGCTGGTGCGGCGCTCTCCGGCCGATTCGACCGGCCGCTGCCTGTGCCACTCCGGGGTCCGCCGGCGCTGGTACCGCGGGCTGTACACCGACCAGCCCGCCATCGCGTGATCACCACCCGACGCACCGTGACCTCGGCCATACTGTCCGGGTGAGCGTGGTGCCGGAGCCCGACCAGCAGGGCCGGCACGCGCGCCCGGCTCCGCCCGCGCACACCGACGTCGCCGCGCTGTACGCGCGGCACCACCCGCGGCTGCTCCGGCAGGCGCAGCGCGTCCTGCCCGGCGACCAGCAGCACGCGGCCGGCGACGCGCTGATGACGGTCTTCGGCAGACTGCTGCAGCAGCAGCAGGACGGATCGTTGACCGAGCAACCCAACTGGGAGGCGTACCTCCTGCGCGCGGTCACCAACGCCTGCTTGGACATCCTGAAGAGCAGTGCCCGGACGCAGCCGGTCGAGGACCCCGTCGACGTGGCGGGCCAGGAGCGTGCCCCCGCAGACCCCACCGGTGACACCGCCGCCCAGCGCCTCGACGACGCCACCCGGCGACGTCGCCTCGATGCTGCCCTCCGCACCCTGCCGGATCGGCAGCGCGAGATCGTGCTGCAGAAGGCCGCCCTCGAACGCACCAACCGCGACATCGGCCGGGAGCTCGGGTTGAGCGGACAGCGCGTCGGCCAGCTGTACGACCAGGCCATGCGCCAACTACGAGAGGAGGTGAACCGTCACGGTGACTGAGCACCGAACGTCCGACAACAGCGACCTCGACCGCACGGCGCTCGAACGCGCGCTCATCGCGCGACAGCGCGGTGCGCGCATCGAGCCTTTGACCCCCGACCTGCAAGACCTGGTCGACGACCTCGCCCCGTGGCTGGACGCGCTGCGTCAGATCGCACGCTCCGCGGCCGTCAGCGACGAGAGCAGCAGCGCCTTCCCCGAGTCCGAGGAACTGGCCCGCGCAGACGACGCCGCCCCCTTCGCCTTCACTCCGGTGTCGGACGACGATCCGGTCGCGCTCATGCTCGGACTGGTCGCCGATCCGAGCATCGCTCTCGACGCTCGCAAGCTGGCATCGACACGTAGACGCAACGGCATGACGCTCAACGAATTCGTGGCATCCCTACGGCATCGCGGCTGGCCAATCGACGCACCCGAGACGATGCGCTGGCACAAGGCAGATACGGTCCTTCCGCGCGCGCTCATCGCTGCTATCGCTGGTGTACTCCACGTGCAAGACACCGACCTACTGGCGCGGCCAGCCTCCGTTCGACCAGCCGAGGATCCTTTCGACGACGAACGCGTCGCAGCCCTACTACGAGAGTGGGCCAATGAGATCGGTCTAGCGCCTAACCAACTGCGCACACAGCTGACTGGCCTTCTCGCCGGGGCGAACTTCCGAAATCGGACGGACGCCTCGGTCGACACACTGCTGGCGATCTTGACCGCCCTTCGCGGCGTTTCGAGCCTCCTGGACGGACAGTGAACCCAAGTGAACATGTCCAGCGGCTTCTGCGGACCGTGCCCGAGCACGTCCGTGCCGCCTTCCTCCAAAATCCGAAGCGTGCACTGGCGGAGTGCGGCGTCCGTGTGCAGGAGGTCCCGCAGCTGTCGTCCGCTCGGGGCGCTGGCGGGATGTGCGACGGACTGTCACTCGCGGGCCCACGCACGGTGCTGTACGCCGCGACACCCGACTCCCGTCGGGAACACTTCACGCTCGCCCACGAGTACGCGCACCTGCTCGTGGATGCCGACGACGACGCTCTGGGCTGGCTCGCCGATCAGGCAGAGCCCGGCGCGGAACAGGAGCGCATGTGTGATGAAATCGCGTCCGCCCTACTAATCCCGGACGCGGAACTGGCGGCCGTGATAGGTGCCGGCCCGATCACCGGTCAGCACCTCATTGAGCTCTTCACCCGCACGCAGGCGAGCCAGATCGTGTGTGCCATCGCACTGGCCGGCCGACTCACCTGCGCTGGCGCGGTAGTGCTGACCGCCCGCGCGACGCAGACCGTCGTACATGCGACTCGCGTCGGCCCCCTGCCGATCTACCCGACGCGCGACCAGCCTCTGCCTACGGGACATCCGCTGAGATTCCTGCGGCCTGGCGCCCAGATCTGCCGGGAATCCTTTTGGGCAACGCCGTGGGGCGACCGCGAGACCTTCTACCTCAACGCCGCCGCAACTGCGGTGCGCACCTACAGCGTCATCGCTGTCACCGACTTGTGGGGCGCAGAGCGCCTGCATCTACCCGCCTCGACCGCTGCGCCGGATGCCCGACCCAGCGAGCAGTTCTCCTGCCGGTGCGGGTACGCCGGTCGTGTCACCGGGTGGCCGTGTGACGACTGCGGCCAGCTGTTCTGCCCCAGATGCAAGAACTGTGACTGCACACGTCGAGCAAGTCTCACCGAGCGCTGCACTCAGTGCACCGTGCACGTCGCGCGTACGAACCTAATTGGTGGGGTCTGCAGCAATTGCAGATAATTCAGGGTCTCGCGACGACTACGGGACAATGCGGGATTCAAGGGGCCTCGGAAACGTCAGCCACCTAGGGCAGAGGAGCACGCCGCATCGTCGTGCCACAGGCGGCTGGCAGTGGTCAGCTACTTGCTCAGCGCGGGGACTTGCAGAGGCCGACGTTAGGAGCCGCAGGGCGCCGTCGCTTGGACGATCGACTCGAGCACTCGTCTCAAATCTCGTCGTGCGCGAGCCACAGCAAGGCCGAGTGCAGACCGGGCAGTGTCCGCCAGCCGATACATCCCCCGATGTCCGTAAAAGCGTCGTCCATGCGACTGACAACTGCCTCCGCCATGTCGGCCGTGAGCCAGTCGACCTCAGTGCCCGGGGGAACGAAGGTCGCCAGTCGCTGCCGCGCCGTCGCATCGTTGTGGACCGAATAGTTCCGCCACGCGTTCAACCACCGCAACGTTTCGAGTGTCATTTCGTCGAGCGGAACTGGCCCGAGTTGAGTTGACTCGTTGGGTGTGGTGGTCAGGCCGCGGTAGCGGCGAGGTTGAGTGTCTCGTACTCGACTGGGGTGAGTCGTCCGAGTCGGCGTTGCCGGCGCCGGCGGTGGTAGGTCCGCTCGACCCAGGTGATGATCGCCAGCCATGGTTCTTCTCGAGTCGCCCACCGCTGCCAGGCGCAGGGAGCACGTCCGGCGCCAAGCGGTTGCCGGCGGCCAGCCATGTTGGCATCCCAGGCACCAGTGCAGAGTCGCTGCCAGTCCAGCCACGCCCACGGTCGGGTAGAGCCTCCTGGACGGCCCGTCGCGTCGTAGATCTGCAACAGCTTTAAGGACGATCGGGGGCCGGCCGGGACAGCGGCTGTTTAGTCGCCAGCGCTGTGAGGACGCGGTCAAAGCGGATGAACTCCTGCTCCAGACGGACCCGGTCGCCGATCACGTTGTCGCGCAGCAGCCGGTACAGCTCGGCCTCAGCAGCGGTCAGTCCGGGCAGCTCCTCGCTACGGGTCGGTGTGGTCTCGACGACCCAGTGCTCCTGATGGGCATGCAGCGTCGCCAGGTCCATCAGGATCGGCTCGACGTGCGGCGCGACCTGCCGGACCCGGCCCAGGATCGCCAGCCCGTGCGTGTCTACGTCACCCCAGTAGCGAACGCGGACCTTGTGCAGCCAGGGCAGAGCCGCCAGCACCGAACTGGCCTCGTTCCCTGAGCCCCACAGTACGAGCTGAGCGGGAAGGTGGGGTGCGGTCTCAGCGCTCAGCTTGTTCTCAGTCACCAGCAGCGTGTCGATCCCGACCGCCGGCGGGTCGAGCGCCTGCAGCGCGGTGATCGGCCAGAACGCCACCGCGGTCGACGGGCTCGACTGGTCGGGGTCGGTCGAACGGGGCAGCCCGAGAACCTCCGGCCGGCCGGCGAGCAGCACGTGCCGGTCCGGGGAAGTGAAGCCGAACCGGCCGGTGAACGTGCCCGCGTCCGGGTTAATCGCAGTGTTGGGCAGCCGGGCGTCAAGCAGCCTGGACAGAAGCGCCTCGTGCTGGGCGACGAGCTTGGTGTGCACCCCGCTGACCGGAACCTGGCGGATGTGCACGCCCGGGCGCGGATGCTCGGCCACCCAGTCGACGATCGCCAGCAGCAGCGGCCAGTCGGTGGCGGCTGCGACCACAGCGTGCGGACGGGCCAGCGCGACCTCTGTCGCGGACGGGCTTCCCTCAGCCTGCTGAAGGCAACGGGCGAACGTGTCGGCCTGCGTGGCGGCGGCCCGACCGAGAACGCCGAGCGCTATTGGCGGCGTGTCGAGCCAGGCGTACACCGGGACGGTCTGCCGGCCGAGCGCGCCAGCGCTCATCGTGCGGGTCTCCAGCCGCCACCCCTGCGCCGACGCAGCGGTGCGCAGCCCTCGCGCCCACGTGCTCACTTCGAAGAGGTGCTCGGCAAGGTCAGCGGACTTCGGTCCGCTCAGCCGCACCCGGCGCGGGAAGTGGGCGCGCTCCTGCGGGCTCTGGTGCAGCTCGCGCAGCACATGGCCCGCGTCCCATGCGGTCTGGGCGGCTGCCTTTACCGCCGCAGCGGTCCCCCATCTCGCTGTCGTGGGCTTGCTCATGCCGGGGGCTGCGGCAAGCCAGCGTCGGAGAACGGCTGTTGGACCCGCGGAGTGAGGACCACGTCGACCGCCCGGTCGCGGTCAGGGCGCGCGTCGGAGCTGGGGCTGGCGGCGATGTCGCCGCCCTCGTCAACGGCGGCCGGAAGAGCAGGCGGTCCGTAGGCGTGCGCGGCCCTCCGGGCCCGGTACTCCTCCACCGTCATTGTGATCATCTCTGAGCGGCGGCCGACCGCGTGCGCGAAGCCGACCGCGGACACGTACGGCTCGATCGTCCAAATCTTCTGCAGCGGCGTGATGACGAGCATCTGCAGTCCGAGCCGGGTGAACAGGTCCATGCCGAACCGCCCAGCCTCGTCGGACCCCTTGGTGAACGCCTCGTCGATCATCACGAAGCGAAAGGCGTCCGCGCGACCGTCGGCCAAGCCGTACTGGTAGGCCAGGCTCGCTGCCAGAATGGTGTAGGCAAGCTTCTCCTTCTGCCCGCCAGACTTGCCGTCAGAGTCGGTGTAGTACTCGACTTGAGTGTCGTCCTCGCGGGTCCGCTCGGAGGCAGCGAAGGTGAACCACTGCCGCACGTCGGTGACCCGCGTAGCCCATCCCCTGTCCGCGACTACCGAATCTGGCCGGCCGACGAAGCGGTCGAGGAGGTCACGCACCCGCAGGAAACGAGCCTCGGAGTAGAGGCTCTCCTCATCGTCGTCGACCGCACCTTCGGTAATCGAGCGCAGATCGGCCCGGAAGTCTAGGATTTGCGGGCTGGTGGTCGGCTTAGCTTCGAGGACGATGTAGGTGTCGGCGCCGAAGTTGGTCCGTGCCAGCGCCGCGTTGATCGTCTCGAGACGTCCCGCGATCTTTTTCGACTCATTGACCAGCCCGCGGTGAAACGCGGCGATCTCGTTGATCGCCTGCTTCTCCAGGTGGGTGCGGAAGTCGGCCTCAAAGCGCGGCAGGTCATCGGTCTTTAGCCGGCGCTGCAGTTCCAACAGCTCGTTGCGGACTTCGGTGCTGCGCGTGTCGATCTCCTCGCAGAGCTGGGGCCAACCTGCTGCGAACTTCTGCTGCTCGGCGACCAGGTACTGCCCGGCACGCGCGCGGTTCTGCGTCGCCAGGGCACGTACGCGCTCCAGCCCTGCCAGGATCGCGTTCTGCCAGTGCCCGCAGTCTTCGACCTGCTCGGGCTCGTCGCCGGCCTCGGCGAGCGCGGCGGCGAACAGCTCGGCGGGGGTGCTCTCGAGCTCGACGTCGACCACGTCGATCTTGCCCAGTTGGCGGCGGCACTCTTCCATCCGTCCGGTTACCTGGCCGCTACGCCGGGTCAGCTCGGTGCGCCGATCGTCGGCCTCCCTCAGCCGGGCCAGTACCAGCGTGAGCTCGGCCATGACCTTGGCGATCGTCGGGTCATTGACGAGCGTGTCGTAGTGCTGCTTGGACTGCTTAACCCGCTCGTGCGCGCCGGCGAGGTCGACGCTGGCCGGGTCGGTGCAGGTCTGCCACAGCAGGGTGACCGCGTCTGTGCGGTCCTTGAGCGCGACGCCGGCCTTCTTGACGATGTCCCACTCGGCGACGGCGTCGGTGACCTGCTCACGCAGCTGCTCGACCTGTTGGGCAAGGGCGGCGCGTCGGGCGCGGTTGTCCCAGCCGAGCACGTAGCGGCTGCGGTCGTCGAGCTTGTGCCGGTCGTCCTTCTCGTGCCGGCTGCCGCCCTTGATCTGCCCGGCTCGGGTCACTGCTGTCTCGTGCGTAGCCAGTGCGGTGGCGTCGTCGACGCACACGTGCCGGAACCGGCGGGCGACCTCGGCGGCCAACCAGTCGCTGACGACCGTGCCAGTCTTGATCTCGATCTTGGCAGCCATCGAGTCGCCGCGTGCGATGACCGGCTCGAGTCGGCCGCGGACGGCTTGGTAGACGAGGCGGCTGCGGAGGTGGTGGCTGTCGACCCAAGCTGCGACGGCCCGATAGTGCTGGTCGGGCACCAGCAGCGACAACGCCAGCGGCCGCAGCAGCCGTTCGGCGGCGGGCTCCCAGTCGGCCTTGTGATCGGCGGCGACGCTGAGCAGCTCACCGGCGTACGGCAGCACTCCAGCCGGCAAGCCCAGCTCTGTGCACATCAGGTCGCGTAGCCGCACGGCGTCGGTAGGGATGTTGCTGTCTCGGGTGCCCGCGTCGCGCAGCTCATCCTCGGTCGCCTTGAGCTGGCCGGCTATCTCATTGACCACCGTTCGTGCGGCGAAGAACGCATCGTCCTGCGCGGCCTGCTCCTCTGTAGTGCGCTGGCGGGCGCGGTCTAGCGCGCCGCGGAAGGCGGGGAACTCCTCCGGCCCGGCGGGTGGGCGGACCTCCGCCGCAGCCGCCCACTCGAGCACTTTCGCGTGGCTGGTGGCGACCTGCTCGACCTGCTTGCGGGCCTCGA is from Modestobacter marinus and encodes:
- a CDS encoding helix-turn-helix domain containing protein codes for the protein MHGTRAAYVKDRCRCPDCTAANTAASRTADRQRAYGRWQPLVPAGPVHEHLVALRAAGIGVERIAMLTDMSVSHVRELASPRRGDRRIRPDNATRILRITIADADRAPRSRVDAAGTRRRLEALVAIGWSLELLAVELARRPGSLRRSLTSSSVTVRTARDIATLYERLSSTPPPQCTDEQRVAADTARAHAVANNWQPPLAWDDIDFDPSPPAVGAASRPDDVDEVAIERALAGDGVVYDKLTPTEQQTVVALLSARGRSIRDIATQLQTTKRAVASHRPAGRSEPAAAVSTAPRTQDCRRSALASTA
- a CDS encoding ImmA/IrrE family metallo-endopeptidase codes for the protein MPEHVRAAFLQNPKRALAECGVRVQEVPQLSSARGAGGMCDGLSLAGPRTVLYAATPDSRREHFTLAHEYAHLLVDADDDALGWLADQAEPGAEQERMCDEIASALLIPDAELAAVIGAGPITGQHLIELFTRTQASQIVCAIALAGRLTCAGAVVLTARATQTVVHATRVGPLPIYPTRDQPLPTGHPLRFLRPGAQICRESFWATPWGDRETFYLNAAATAVRTYSVIAVTDLWGAERLHLPASTAAPDARPSEQFSCRCGYAGRVTGWPCDDCGQLFCPRCKNCDCTRRASLTERCTQCTVHVARTNLIGGVCSNCR
- a CDS encoding Wadjet anti-phage system protein JetD domain-containing protein; the protein is MSKPTTARWGTAAAVKAAAQTAWDAGHVLRELHQSPQERAHFPRRVRLSGPKSADLAEHLFEVSTWARGLRTAASAQGWRLETRTMSAGALGRQTVPVYAWLDTPPIALGVLGRAAATQADTFARCLQQAEGSPSATEVALARPHAVVAAATDWPLLLAIVDWVAEHPRPGVHIRQVPVSGVHTKLVAQHEALLSRLLDARLPNTAINPDAGTFTGRFGFTSPDRHVLLAGRPEVLGLPRSTDPDQSSPSTAVAFWPITALQALDPPAVGIDTLLVTENKLSAETAPHLPAQLVLWGSGNEASSVLAALPWLHKVRVRYWGDVDTHGLAILGRVRQVAPHVEPILMDLATLHAHQEHWVVETTPTRSEELPGLTAAEAELYRLLRDNVIGDRVRLEQEFIRFDRVLTALATKQPLSRPAPDRP
- a CDS encoding ATP-binding protein, which produces MTTGVGPDGQDMPPPPLLTPNDLAAPNAGPTTSARDIDLPRHPAVPKSEQDVAPETAPTLQARVADGVRLDTLQVYNWGTYHSKVYTLGLQGGNGLLTGDVGSGKSTLVDAMTALLAPANRIVFNAAAGADRDERSLTSYALGQYGKIEDESTSSSRAQYLRTRAGTLSAIVATFASLTGLISGGLVLTFNDRTSAPQRMYLVADRSVDIETGLLGHADIKGVKASLRASGIELFDSFERYQGALCRKLGLSPAGLALFATTVSMKQVGNLTDFVRSHMLDAPDIGRVIDTMLSHYGDLTRAHDLVVDVRKQLEVLDEVERYSRRYDDSGARISATEHAARAVPAHVDRLRATLLQSAISEAEGNLPALASQIDRIGQDIALDREREVALNVALNEADGGKVETARLGLVEARKQVEQVATSHAKVLEWAAAAEVRPPAGPEEFPAFRGALDRARQRTTEEQAAQDDAFFAARTVVNEIAGQLKATEDELRDAGTRDSNIPTDAVRLRDLMCTELGLPAGVLPYAGELLSVAADHKADWEPAAERLLRPLALSLLVPDQHYRAVAAWVDSHHLRSRLVYQAVRGRLEPVIARGDSMAAKIEIKTGTVVSDWLAAEVARRFRHVCVDDATALATHETAVTRAGQIKGGSRHEKDDRHKLDDRSRYVLGWDNRARRAALAQQVEQLREQVTDAVAEWDIVKKAGVALKDRTDAVTLLWQTCTDPASVDLAGAHERVKQSKQHYDTLVNDPTIAKVMAELTLVLARLREADDRRTELTRRSGQVTGRMEECRRQLGKIDVVDVELESTPAELFAAALAEAGDEPEQVEDCGHWQNAILAGLERVRALATQNRARAGQYLVAEQQKFAAGWPQLCEEIDTRSTEVRNELLELQRRLKTDDLPRFEADFRTHLEKQAINEIAAFHRGLVNESKKIAGRLETINAALARTNFGADTYIVLEAKPTTSPQILDFRADLRSITEGAVDDDEESLYSEARFLRVRDLLDRFVGRPDSVVADRGWATRVTDVRQWFTFAASERTREDDTQVEYYTDSDGKSGGQKEKLAYTILAASLAYQYGLADGRADAFRFVMIDEAFTKGSDEAGRFGMDLFTRLGLQMLVITPLQKIWTIEPYVSAVGFAHAVGRRSEMITMTVEEYRARRAAHAYGPPALPAAVDEGGDIAASPSSDARPDRDRAVDVVLTPRVQQPFSDAGLPQPPA
- a CDS encoding Mov34/MPN/PAD-1 family protein yields the protein MIKIGPGGPALIIPDQQPWRSPAGHVAVEVTRAGQLELARALTAEELFVARIHSHPAEAFHSAADDANPVLTHEGALSIVVPFFGLGLRRGLDACAVLRRDRTGWCGLPPGAGRDRWIGGMPENGR
- a CDS encoding RNA polymerase sigma factor, which produces MSVVPEPDQQGRHARPAPPAHTDVAALYARHHPRLLRQAQRVLPGDQQHAAGDALMTVFGRLLQQQQDGSLTEQPNWEAYLLRAVTNACLDILKSSARTQPVEDPVDVAGQERAPADPTGDTAAQRLDDATRRRRLDAALRTLPDRQREIVLQKAALERTNRDIGRELGLSGQRVGQLYDQAMRQLREEVNRHGD